The Methanoculleus taiwanensis nucleotide sequence CGGCGGGAACTACACGGTCGACGGCAGCCGGCTGACGATCGATTCGATCGGTTCGACCAAGATGCACTGTACCAGGCCCGCAGGCGTGATGGAACAGGAGACTCGCTACCTCAATCTTCTCGGCTCGACAGCGGAGTACCGGATCGAGGGCAACCGGCTGCTGCTCACCGATGCCGGAGGAAACAGCATCCTGGAATTTCGAGGCAGCCAGTGAATCTTCAGGGACGATTCTCGCCGGATCGATCTGGACGCTACGGTCATATCGGGGACATTATGACCTCTGGACGGTCGCCCTCGTGCCGGGCACGGCGATCACCGCATCATTCGGGTACGGCTGGATGAGCGGGAAAGCGGGGAACTACTACTCGGAGTCGTACCGGATCGACGGGTCGGCGATCTCGTTTGCACCCGGATACCGGACAGATATCCTCTTCACCGAGCCTGCGGGCATGATGGAGCAGGAGGAGCAGTACTTCATGCTCCTCGAGCACGTGACCGGATACCGTCTCGGGGAGGAGAGCCTCGTGCTCACCGACGGGGAAGATCACCCCCTCCTGCTGTATACCGGGGCAGAATGAGACGCTGCCGGAGCCCTTTCAAGGGGCTCCGCGGGACTGTTACGGATCTGTTACAGCATCGGAGATTGCAGTTACAAAACTGTAACATTCTTATCTACGGCCGTTACAAAACTGTAACAATGTCGAAAGTCGTCCGTATCGATGAAGAAGCGCTGGCTATTGCACTCGGCTACGGGGATTCACTCTCCGCCGGGGTGAAGAAGATGGCGGAGATCATCGCCAAAACCGAGAAAGCGCGGGCCGATTACGAGAAGATCGAGCGGATGATCCGCTCGACCATCCAGGAAGAACTCGAGACGCTCACCCGGTACTGATCGGCCCTGCCTCAGCAGGCCTGCCGGCCCGGATGAATGCGTCGAGCCGCTGCTGCAGATCGTCCGGCACCGCCGTATACTGCGTCTTTATGTCGCGACTGCCGAGGCCGAGCGCGAGCGCATGAACGACGAAGGGATTCTCCCATACACTCTGCTCACTGAGTTCCTGCGCCTGCCCGTTCAGGAAGAGCGCCGCCTTCCAGGATAATTTCTTCGTGAACGGAACGCCGGTGTACATATCGGTGAGGATAGCGAGGGCGACGGCCTCCGCCGCCACCGGGTCGCTGCTTGCAAAGACGCACCCCGGGTCGGGAGTGATCGTATACGCTTCCCCGAGGCCGCCGTAGCTGTTGTGCACGGCGTAAGCGTTCGGGCCGAAGGTCAGCTGCGCCTTCGTCCCGACAAAGAGGGTTGCCCGGAGTTTATCGGCGACGCAAAGGGCTATCTCGGTCATCCGTCTGAAGAATACATCCCGGTTCCGGTAGTCGGTCGTAAGGCTCGTGCCCTTTACGGCGTTCTCGACGAATGAGTAGAACGGCCCTTCCGCATGGAACTCGACCCTCGAGTCGTCCCGGAGAATCCCGACCCAGTTCTTGAACCCGAGCGTGACGCCCGCCTGCGAGTGGGTGGAGAGCCGCGGGAGGGCGACGATATGGTCGACCCGGTCGACGACAGACGTATAGTAAAATCCATTCGGCCAGGAGGGCGTCCGCTCCGCCGGAAACAGGGAGTATCCCCTATCCCACCCCTCCTGCTCGAAACCGATGAACGTGAGACCCCCATCGCCGGCCATCCCCGTCGC carries:
- a CDS encoding DUF362 domain-containing protein; its protein translation is MAKVYVHAVRADGSVRELSAAIRAAFLQASDDLAWLSPGDTVLLKPALNSGDPYPSTTHPLAVHAVAAVLADRGADVIVGDQAGVEAVVQDSSGSIKGSTADLYAATGMAGDGGLTFIGFEQEGWDRGYSLFPAERTPSWPNGFYYTSVVDRVDHIVALPRLSTHSQAGVTLGFKNWVGILRDDSRVEFHAEGPFYSFVENAVKGTSLTTDYRNRDVFFRRMTEIALCVADKLRATLFVGTKAQLTFGPNAYAVHNSYGGLGEAYTITPDPGCVFASSDPVAAEAVALAILTDMYTGVPFTKKLSWKAALFLNGQAQELSEQSVWENPFVVHALALGLGSRDIKTQYTAVPDDLQQRLDAFIRAGRPAEAGPISTG
- a CDS encoding META domain-containing protein is translated as MPEETASWNFEAASESSGTILAGSIWTLRSYRGHYDLWTVALVPGTAITASFGYGWMSGKAGNYYSESYRIDGSAISFAPGYRTDILFTEPAGMMEQEEQYFMLLEHVTGYRLGEESLVLTDGEDHPLLLYTGAE